One Cervus canadensis isolate Bull #8, Minnesota chromosome 1, ASM1932006v1, whole genome shotgun sequence genomic window carries:
- the SMG8 gene encoding protein SMG8 — protein MAGPISLRELLMGASAWTSSESPEGSPTEDGGSAAGGPEPPWREDEICVVGIFGKTALRLNSEKFSLVNTVCDRQVFPLFRQQDPGDSGPGVRTEAGAVGEAGGAGDPGAGAGAGDPIRGGVTAAEGNRTEPGSQDYSLLQAYYNQESKVLYLLLTSICDNSQLLRACRALQSGEAGGGLSLPHAEAHEFWKHQEKVQCLSLLYLFSVCHILLLVHPTCSFDITYDRVFRALDGLRQKVLPLLKTAIKDCPVGKDWKLNCRPCPPRLLFLFQLNGTLKVEPPRNQDPAHPDKPKKHSPKRRLQHALEDQIYRIFRKSRVLTNQSINCLFTVPANQAFVYIVPGSQEEDPVGMLLDQLKSHCTVKDPESLLVPAPLSGSRRYQVMRQHSRQQLSFHTDTSSSSSSGQLVDFTLREFLWQHVELVLSKKGFDDSVGRNPQPSHFELPTYQKWISAASKLYEVAIDGKEEDPASPTGELTSKILSSIKVLEGFLDIDTKFSENRCQKALPMAHSAYQSNLPHNYTMTVHKNQLAQALRVYSQHARGPAFHKYAMQLHEDCYKFWSNGHQLCEERSLTDQHCVHKFHSLPKSGEKPEADRNPPVLYHNSRARSTGACNCGRKQAPRDDPFDIKAANYDFYQLLEEKCCGKLDHINFPVFEPSTPDPAPAKNESSPAPPDADADKLKEKEPQTQGESTSLSLALSLGQSTDSLGTYPADPQAGGDNPEVHGQGEVKTEKRPNLVDRQASTVEYLPGMLHSNCPKGLLPKFSSWSLVKLGPAKSYNFHTGLDQQGFIPGTNYLMPWDIVIRTRAEDDGDLDTNSWPAPNKAVPGKRSAVVMGRGRRRDDIARAFVGFEYEDSRGRRFMCSGPDKVMKVMGSGPKESALKALNSDMPLYILSSSQGRGLKPHYAQLMRLFVVVPDAPLQIILMPQVQPGPPPCPVFYPEKQEITLPPDGLWVLRFPYAYVTERGPCFPPKENVQLMSYKVLRGVLKAVTQ, from the exons ATGGCGGGTCCCATCAGCCTAAGAGAGCTGCTAATGGGCGCTTCAGCCTGGACAAGCTCTGAGAGTCCCGAGGGGTCCCCTACAGAGGATGGTGGGAGCGCGGCTGGCGGACCGGAGCCTCCTTGGCGGGAGGATGAGATCTGCGTGGTGGGAATCTTCGGCAAAACGGCCCTGCGCCTGAATTCCGAGAAGTTTTCACTTGTGAACACGGTGTGCGACCGACAGGTCTTTCCCCTCTTTCGCCAGCAAGATCCTGGAGATTCGGGGCCTGGAGTCAGGACCGAGGCTGGGGCCGTCGGGGAGGCTGGCGGAGCCGGGGACcctggggctggggccggggccggggaTCCAATTCGGGGAGGTGTAACTGCCGCGGAAGGCAACCGAACTGAACCAGGTTCTCAGGATTACAGCCTTCTGCAAGCCTATTACAATCAGGAAAGCAAAGTTCTGTACCTTCTTCTTACTTCCATCTGTGACAATTCCCAGCTTCTGCGGGCTTGTCGGGCCCTTCAGAGTGGGGAAGCTGGAGGTGGCCTCTCTTTACCTCATGCAGAAGCGCACGAGTTCTGGAAGCATCAAGAGAAAGTCCAGTGCCTCAGTCTCCTTTACCTTTTCTCCGTCTGTCACATCCTGCTTCTGGTCCATCCCACTTGTTCCTTTGATATCACTTATGATCGAGTATTCAGAGCCCTGGATGGACTGAGACAGAAAGTACTGCCCCTTCTCAAAACAGCCATTAAGGACTGTCCAGTTGGTAAGGACTGGAAGCTGAACTGCCGACCTTGCCCACCTagactccttttcctttttcaactCAATGGAACACTCAAGGTAGAACCCCCTCGGAACCAAGACCCAGCTCATCCAGATAAGCCCAAGAAGCATTCTCCCAAAAGGAGACTTCAGCATGCCCTGGAGGACCAGATCTATAGAATCTTCCGGAAGAGTCGTGTCTTGACTAATCAGAGTATCAACTGCCTCTTTACTGTTCCTGCCAATCAAGCTTTTGTGTACATAGTTCCCGGAAGCCAGGAGGAGGATCCAGTAGGCATGTTGCTGGACCAACTTAAGAGTCATTGTACTGTGAAAGACCCCGAATCTTTGTTGGTCCCTGCACCCCTTTCTGGGTCTAGGCGGTACCAGGTGATGAGGCAGCACAGCAGACAACAGCTTTCTTTCCACACTGACACCAGCAGTTCCAGTTCTTCGGGGCAGCTAGTGGATTTCACTCTTCGAGAGTTCCTATGGCAGCATGTAGAGCTAGTACTAAGCAAGAAAGGTTTTGATGACAGTGTGGGCAGGAACCCACAGCCTTCCCATTTTGAACTTCCTACTTATCAGAAGTGGATCTCAGCAGCTTCAAAACTGTATGAAGTGGCTATTGATGGGAAAGAGGAGGACCCAGCATCTCCCACTGGGGAGTTAACATCTAAGATTTTAAGCAGTATTAAAGTCTTGGAAGGGTTTTTGGATATTGACACAAAATTCTCAGAGAACCGTTGCCAAAAAGCTTTACCAATGGCCCATAGTGCCTACCAGTCAAATTTGCCTCATAATTACACAATGACTGTCCACAAGAATCAGCTTGCCCAGGCTCTTCGAGTGTACAGCCAACATGCCAGGGGTCCAGCCTTTCACAAATATGCCATGCAGTTACACGAGGACTGCTACAAGTTTTGGAGCAATGGCCATCAGCTCTGTGAGGAGAGGAGTTTAACTGATCAACACTGTGTACATAAATTTCACTCCTTACCTAAATCAG GAGAAAAACCAGAGGCTGATAGAAATCCTCCTGTGCTGTATCACAATAGCCGAGCTCGATCCACTGGTGCCTGTAACTGTGGAAGGAAACAGGCACCCCGAGATGATCCCTTTGATATCAAGGCAGCTAACTATGACTTTTATCAG CTTCTGGAAGAAAAATGTTGTGGAAAATTGGATCACATCAATTTCCCAGTATTTGAACCAAGTACTCCAGATCCCGCTCCTGCCAAAAATGAATCATCTCCTGCTCCCCCAGATGCAGATGCTGATAAACTTAAAGAGAAAGAACCTCAAACCCAAGGAGAGAGCACAAGCCTGAGTTTAGCTTTGAGTTTAGGCCAATCCACCGATAGTTTAGGTACCTATCCAGCAGACCCACAAGCAGGAGGAGATAATCCAGAAGTTCATGGTCAAGGGGAAGTAAAAACTGAGAAGAGACCAAACTTGGTTGATCGGCAGGCGTCCACAGTTGAATATCTCCCAGGCATGCTTCATTCAAATTGCCCCAAAGGTCTCCTACCCAAATTCTCCAGCTGGTCTTTGGTTAAACTAGGCCCTGCTAAGTCTTACAACTTTCATACTGGTTTGGACCAACAGGGCTTCATTCCAGGAACAAACTATCTTATGCCTTGGGACATTGTCATCAGGACTAGAGCTGAAGATGATGGAGACTTAGACACGAATTCTTGGCCTGCTCCAAATAAGGCTGTTCCTGGTAAGAGAAGTGCAGTTGTCATGGGCAGAGGAAGACGGCGAGATGACATAGCGCGAGCATTTGTGGGCTTTGAATATGAAGACTCTCGAGGTCGAAGATTTATGTGCTCAGGACCTGACAAAGTAATGAAAGTAATGGGAAGTGGACCCAAGGAATCAGCTTTAAAAGCCCTGAATAGTGATATGCCCTTGTATATTCTGTCATCCTCTCAGGGTAGAGGGCTAAAACCACATTATGCTCAACTTATGAGGCTTTTTGTTGTGGTTCCGGATGCTCCTTTGCAGATAATCTTAATGCCTCAG GTTCAGCCAGGCCCACCACCATGTCCAGTATTCTACCCAGAAAAGCAAGAAATCACTCTCCCACCTGACGGCCTCTGGGTTTTGAGGTTTCCTTATGCCTACGTGACTGAGAGAGGACCTTGTTTCCCTCCGAAGGAAAACGTGCAGTTGATGAGTTACAAGGTGCTCCGTGGGGTTCTTAAAGCAGTAACACAATAA